A segment of the Butyrivibrio fibrisolvens genome:
GGATACCTTGTTTAATCTGCTTCATGAGGATGGAATTGTCATGGGAGGCGTAGCTCTTGACATAAATCCCATATCGCAGGAGCAGTCGGGAAGCCTTTCAGAGTATTTAATTGGAGTGGAGGCTTATCTTGCGGAGAAGCAGGTGCAGATGGCAGTAGAATCGGAACAGAGTAAGGTGTTGGATTTTCCACAGAAGGCAGAAACGATTGTAACCTATACGGTGGCAGAATGCGGCGAGTTTCACAGCATGGGTAAGTACCATGAAAACATAGCAACTATTGAAGAAGCAAAGGCGATATATGATGCTATATCGCCAGATCATATGAACATGATTTCGGCAGTTGGAATCAATGTGCATACCGTTGGGACAGGTGAGATGGATGATGTCCAGTGGGACTTCTTATATGGAAACAGGATTGACCTCAATGACCTTGGATACCTTCCTGATATCAGCAATAATGCAGAAGCGGTATCGAAGCTGACACAGCTTATTGAGGCATTTCCTGATGCAGAGGTTGTTGGAAATCTGCCTGGACATGGGGAATATGGCAGACAGCTTTCAGATCAGGCTGTGGATTTGGATGCCATTAAGCCTGTATATGTGGACGAAGCGGCTAAACTTGCGGCGGAGATAGATAGATTCTCCAGTGATTTTGATCCGTATGAGTACAAGGATACGGTAGATAACTGGGAGGTGCAGGTACAGAATATCGCCGCTGATATACGCAGTGGTAATTCCATGGATTATAAGAAGTAT
Coding sequences within it:
- a CDS encoding nucleotidyltransferase domain-containing protein; the encoded protein is MDNENMNSSLNDAAVISAFKDKTKEMFHELGTMDPDTIESFVKNHVQELITEYSLDVTIEDVVVSGSRCRGMETEGSDLDVVLYFSGSEREDTLFNLLHEDGIVMGGVALDINPISQEQSGSLSEYLIGVEAYLAEKQVQMAVESEQSKVLDFPQKAETIVTYTVAECGEFHSMGKYHENIATIEEAKAIYDAISPDHMNMISAVGINVHTVGTGEMDDVQWDFLYGNRIDLNDLGYLPDISNNAEAVSKLTQLIEAFPDAEVVGNLPGHGEYGRQLSDQAVDLDAIKPVYVDEAAKLAAEIDRFSSDFDPYEYKDTVDNWEVQVQNIAADIRSGNSMDYKKYLGDVLSQSDNIENVRKAAELLIKLAEYKPLAKVEELEEENLNQIDNYLSNTVPKAEERKEIRNAELERIEEEERKRRYKGRPSLRARLAEKKAIVAERGTVPQPEKQRKVQREVLASQIEV